In Patescibacteria group bacterium, the sequence GATTCAAATCGATCAAGAATTAAAAGAATTTACTCGCGCTATTAAATCGGGCGTCCGAGTGTTTTCGGTTTGTTGCGTCGGAGGCGCCAACATCATGCGCCAAATTTCCGAACTTCGATATCCGCACAATTTTATTATCGGAACCCCGGGGAGACTGAAGGATTTGGTTGAACGAAAACGTATCAACCTCGCCGAGTTCGGCACGATTGTGCTCGACGAAGCCGACCGCATGCTTGATATGGGATTTATCAATGATATGCGTTTTGTGATGGAACGAATGTTGAAAAACCGACAAACTCTTTTCTTTTCAGCCACGCTTTCAACAACTATTGAAAAATTGATTAAGGAATTTTTGAAAGAACCGGTGAGAATTTCGGTGAAAACTCGTGATACCTCAAAAAATGTAGAACAGGATGTCGTTCGAGTACAACGAGGAACTAATAAAATTGATGTACTTCACGAACTTTTGAATCGCGAGGAATTCAGCAAAGTTTTGATTTTCGGACGAACCAAGCACGGAGTTGAAAAACTTTCTAAAGAGCTCGAGAAACGAGGATTTAAAGCCGAATCAATTCACGGTAACAAAAATCATTCGAAGCGTCAGCGCGCGCTTTCTCTTTTCAAGGAAAACCACGCCAAGATTTTGGTAGCGACG encodes:
- a CDS encoding DEAD/DEAH box helicase — encoded protein: MFNKTNNTNTSGSSFRPSRPPQAGRGSFHARPKTSSFGGGSFRGGGKRFGGNTRGRFNGGVRGDKIDPARFINKSVITEEAEHFVPEHKFSDFKIDESIKGAIVAKGYTSPTPIQDKAIPHVLMGQDIVGIANTGTGKTGAFLIPMIQKVRLNPKEKILILAPTRELAIQIDQELKEFTRAIKSGVRVFSVCCVGGANIMRQISELRYPHNFIIGTPGRLKDLVERKRINLAEFGTIVLDEADRMLDMGFINDMRFVMERMLKNRQTLFFSATLSTTIEKLIKEFLKEPVRISVKTRDTSKNVEQDVVRVQRGTNKIDVLHELLNREEFSKVLIFGRTKHGVEKLSKELEKRGFKAESIHGNKNHSKRQRALSLFKENHAKILVATDVAARGLDIADVSHVINFDLPATYEDYVHRIGRTGRADKRGKALTFLE